The DNA segment TCCTGTGCCTGGGGCTGTTTGGCTGGGCCCTGCTGGCCGGGCGCATGGCCAAGACCGTCTGACAGACACCCAAGACCCAATGTGGCAGCGGGCTTTTTGTGGGAGCGGGCTTGCCCGCGATGGCGGTGTATCAGTCAGCATTTTTAGTGACTGACCCACCGCCATCGCGGGCAAGCCCGCTCCCACACAAGCCCCATATGTTGATTTGCGGCGTTAACGATAGAACAGGCGGTAACCTACCTGCCCCACCGCCTCATTGATCAACTGCCCGCTCTGCCAGATCGACTTGAATTCCGGCATCCAGCCGCCCAGCGGCCGGGCATTGTCCACCCCCAGGAAGCCGACCGGCGCCGGCACCACGGTAAAGCCGGCCTTCTCGAAGCTCCACACCGAACGCGGCATATGCCAGGCCTGGGTCACGACTACCACGCGCTTGACGCCCTGGGGCAACAGGATTTCGGCACTCATCTGCGCATTTTCCCAGGTGGTGCGGCTGCGCTCTTCCTTCCAGCGCACGGCCACGCCAAAGTCTTGCTGCATCGACACCGCCATCAACTGCGCCTCGCTGGGCGGCGTGCCGTAGTGCAGGCCGCCGCTGGTCAGCACCGGCAGCCCGGACGCCTTGGCCAATCGCGCCGCGTAGCGCTGGCGCTCCAGGCCAATACCGGTCGGCTGATCGGCGCCCCAGGCCGGATCACCGCGCTCGCGGCCCGAGCCCAGCACCACAATGGCATCGGCCCGTTCTGCCAGGCTGGCCCAGTCTTCCACGGCCAATGGCGGCTCGGTTTCCAAGGCGCGTGCGCCCCACTCCACCATCACCGGCAAGCTGATCAGCCACATCCCGCCAAACCCGAGGGCAAAGCACACGCCGGCCAAGCGTGGACGGGTGCGGCGAAACCACCAGGCAAGGGCCAGCAGTAGCAAGAGAATGCCGGGCGGCAGCAATAATTGTTTGATGAAATAACGAATAGGCATCGAGCATCTCCAAAGATGCCCGAAGCCTAAGGTGTAACGGGGTTTAGCGACAATCTTTACCAGCGGTGGATAACGCTGATCAAGTTACTTGAATCGCACAGACCGCAGCTTTTCCGGGCCGCGGCCGGCCGACAAGTCCTTGAGCCATACCACCTTGGACGATCGCACCGCTTCCCTGGCTGGCACAGGAGCCACCCATTGCGGGATCGGGCGCGCGTTCAAGTCCAGGTAGGCCTTGATCACTTCAAACTCTGCAGGGCTCAAGCCTCGCAGTTCCAGCTCATCAGGCCGTTCGTCACGCAATCGGCCTGCGGTTCTTGCTGCGTCCAGTGCTCGACCCAAGCGGTCGATCAGTCCTTCATACACTTCCGGTTTCGTTCTCATTCGCTGCAAATCAACCATCCCCTCACCTCATTAAAGATAAGTCTCACTCCCCAATAAACAGCGTAGCTGCGCTGACGCAACCAACCGCGCGCCGCGACCAACGGCCTGCGCGGCGCAATCAGGGTTTCCCTCGATAGAGTGGGGTCATGTATGCTACGGCGCTTCCTGTAACTCCACTTCCCGCAGGGTTTGGGCACGGACGCGCCGCTTTTTGGTGTCGCTCAACCCGGACAATGCACCGAAGAGGATTAGGCCACCCCTATTCAGTTCAAAAGTAGCCATGCACGAACAATATCAGCCCCGTGAAATAGAAAATGCCGCCCAAACTTTCTGGGACGAGCAAAAGTCCTTTGAAGTCAGTGAACAGCCAGGCAAGGAGACTTACTACTGCCTATCCATGTTCCCTTACCCCAGCGGCAAACTACACATGGGGCACGTGCGTAACTACACCATCGGCGACGTGATTTCCCGCTACCAGCGCATGCTCGGCAAAAACGTCCTGCAACCTATGGGTTGGGACGCCTTCGGCATGCCTGCGGAAAACGCCGCGATGAAAAACAACGTAGCGCCCGCCAAGTGGACCTACGAGAACATCGCCTACATGAAGACCCAGCTGCGCAGCCTGGGCCTGGCCGTGGACTGGTCCCGCGAAGTGACCACCTGCAAGCCGGACTACTACCGCTGGGAACAATGGCTGTTCACCCGCCTGTTCGAAAAAGGCGTGATCTACAAAAAAAGCGGCACCGTGAACTGGGACCCGATCGACCAGACCGTCCTCGCCAACGAGCAAGTGATCGACGGCCGTGGCTGGCGTTCCGGCGCGCTGATCGAAAAGCGCGAAATCCCGATGTA comes from the Pseudomonas shahriarae genome and includes:
- a CDS encoding YdcF family protein produces the protein MPIRYFIKQLLLPPGILLLLLALAWWFRRTRPRLAGVCFALGFGGMWLISLPVMVEWGARALETEPPLAVEDWASLAERADAIVVLGSGRERGDPAWGADQPTGIGLERQRYAARLAKASGLPVLTSGGLHYGTPPSEAQLMAVSMQQDFGVAVRWKEERSRTTWENAQMSAEILLPQGVKRVVVVTQAWHMPRSVWSFEKAGFTVVPAPVGFLGVDNARPLGGWMPEFKSIWQSGQLINEAVGQVGYRLFYR